Proteins from a single region of Acidovorax sp. NCPPB 3576:
- a CDS encoding ABC transporter permease, producing the protein MRLEKRERTSALAYVAAPIGAVAFTLLVSALLVLWAGAPVGRTYALLAQGAFGSVFALTETLTRATPLILTGLSAAVAFRARLFNIGAEGQLYAGAIAAVAVGGMHGGTGLQWPVPVLFPLMMLAAALAGAALLLGPALMKARLGVDEVVTTLLLNFVMLLLVSALLDGPMKDPLALGWPQSVALQGELELSRLVPQTRLHTGLLWAVGLAVLLWALLTRTVPGFQIRAAGANARAAAFAGVPITRTVVLVALLSGGLAGLAGAIEVAGRTSYVTLDMSPGYGYSCIVIAMLAGLHPLGVVAAGVFVAGVLVGADSMSRAVGVPTYIADVIVAASLIAVLVAGLLAQYRVRWK; encoded by the coding sequence ATGAGACTGGAAAAACGCGAGCGCACTTCGGCGCTGGCCTATGTGGCGGCCCCGATCGGCGCGGTGGCCTTCACCCTGCTGGTGAGCGCCCTGCTGGTGCTGTGGGCCGGCGCGCCGGTGGGGCGCACCTACGCGCTGCTGGCGCAGGGCGCGTTCGGCTCGGTGTTCGCGCTGACCGAAACCTTGACGCGCGCCACGCCGCTCATCCTGACGGGGCTGTCCGCGGCCGTGGCGTTCCGCGCGCGGCTCTTCAACATTGGCGCGGAGGGCCAGCTGTATGCCGGCGCGATCGCGGCGGTGGCGGTGGGGGGCATGCACGGCGGAACCGGCCTGCAGTGGCCTGTGCCGGTGCTGTTCCCGCTCATGATGCTGGCCGCCGCGCTGGCCGGGGCGGCGCTGCTGCTGGGGCCGGCGCTGATGAAGGCGCGGCTCGGGGTCGATGAGGTGGTGACCACGCTGCTGCTGAACTTCGTGATGCTGCTGCTGGTGTCCGCCCTGCTCGATGGCCCGATGAAAGACCCCCTCGCCCTTGGCTGGCCGCAAAGCGTGGCGCTGCAAGGCGAGCTGGAACTGTCGCGCCTGGTGCCGCAGACGCGGCTGCACACCGGCCTGCTGTGGGCCGTGGGGCTGGCCGTGCTGCTGTGGGCACTGCTCACGCGCACGGTGCCGGGTTTCCAGATCCGCGCCGCGGGGGCGAATGCGCGCGCGGCGGCGTTCGCCGGCGTGCCGATCACGCGCACGGTGGTGCTGGTGGCACTGCTGTCGGGCGGGCTGGCGGGACTGGCGGGCGCCATCGAGGTGGCGGGCCGCACCAGCTACGTGACGCTGGACATGTCGCCGGGCTATGGCTACAGCTGCATCGTGATCGCCATGCTGGCGGGCCTGCACCCGCTGGGCGTGGTGGCCGCGGGCGTCTTCGTGGCGGGGGTGCTGGTGGGGGCGGACAGCATGAGCCGCGCGGTGGGCGTTCCCACCTACATCGCCGACGTGATCGTGGCGGCCTCGCTGATCGCGGTGCTGGTGGCGGGGCTGCTCGCGCAGTACCGGGTGCGCTGGAAGTGA